The proteins below are encoded in one region of Nitrosomonas ureae:
- the orn gene encoding oligoribonuclease: MAQDNNNLIWVDMEMTGLNPDTDRIIEVALVITDSQLNTIAEGPVVVVHQPDEILDGMDKWNQSTHAKSGLIDKVKASTLKEAEVEAQMVDFLKLHVPSGISPMCGNSICQDRRFMVRSMPQLEAYFHYRNLDVSTLKELAKRWKPEIAANFSKDSKHEALADIYDSINELKHYRQHFIVA; this comes from the coding sequence ATGGCACAAGATAATAATAACCTCATCTGGGTCGACATGGAAATGACCGGGCTCAATCCAGATACCGATCGCATCATTGAAGTCGCTTTAGTTATAACCGATTCACAACTGAATACGATTGCCGAAGGCCCGGTTGTGGTCGTGCATCAACCCGATGAAATACTTGATGGCATGGATAAATGGAATCAATCGACCCATGCCAAGTCGGGCCTGATCGATAAAGTTAAAGCATCCACACTGAAGGAAGCCGAAGTAGAAGCACAGATGGTCGATTTTCTAAAATTGCACGTGCCATCAGGGATCTCTCCGATGTGCGGCAATTCCATCTGTCAGGATCGGCGCTTTATGGTTCGTTCGATGCCACAATTGGAAGCCTATTTTCATTACCGCAATCTGGATGTCAGTACTTTAAAAGAGTTGGCGAAACGCTGGAAGCCAGAGATCGCGGCAAATTTTTCTAAAGACAGTAAGCATGAGGCTCTCGCAGATATTTATGACTCCATTAACGAACTCAAGCATTACCGGCAGCACTTCATCGTCGCCTGA